In Desertibacillus haloalkaliphilus, the genomic stretch GGTTGAAAATGCAATTGATGCCAATAGTCATCAGATCGACGTGCTAGTTGAAGAAGCTGGTGTAAAGTCGATTCGCATTATTGACGACGGTGATGGTATTGAGGCTGACCAGGTGCAAAAGGCGTTCTTGCGCCACGCGACGTCTAAGATTACGTCACGTAATGATTTGTTCCGTGTCCACTCGTTGGGCTTCC encodes the following:
- a CDS encoding ATP-binding protein, translated to VENAIDANSHQIDVLVEEAGVKSIRIIDDGDGIEADQVQKAFLRHATSKITSRNDLFRVHSLGFRGEALPSIASVADVVLETATADAPQGTRVHYKGGELLEEVGTGARKGTDITVSE